The nucleotide sequence TTGGGAAGCGGAGCACAAATGATGGAAGAAGTATCATCTAttggttgcacaatatgatcggaatgttctcATGAAGTTGTTAGATGACTTCTTTCTAGAAAGTATGTGTGTTAAGATCTCTAAAAGAATGCTCCGATGGTTGTATATTgcaaaataaccaaattaataacatttcataacatatgtatatatattagtaattaATATTTACATGTGAGTGCTTCATGTACATTTGTTGGAAAGAACTCAGCAAAAGcgaatggaagtagtcgttgcataaacacatgacaatcatgactcttcattccataacttttgacctcgttcaacacatcttaacatatttgaaacataaccatcagaaACTTAACTTTTGATGCAACCTAGTCAAACAAAGTCTTCTCCGCACaagcatccatgcaattctcaggtgaATTATGAttcgttttaatattcatcgtCCTAGCtactagagacaatttagagagaccttctcaaCAGCCAGtctagattggttgatttgcaggatctagcatttcataaaacttttttgcatccaaattaggttttCTACATTTCAAGTTTCAATAGCTATTATTGTAGTTGTTTCTTAAATGCATCAGTAATCATGTCGTGAACcttatcataatctaccatctgctcctcttGAGGGTAAtcatattcattatgcaaatgattcggttcttcattaTTACCaacatcctcaaaattattattattaatactaTCTTCATTTCCACCATAACCCTCttcatgttgataccaaatatagTAATGTGGTGTAAATCATATGTTTATtgtgcttccatacagtttcacgacgtgcaaattttgaattcttgcgtgatcggtgtacagcccgcctagtacatgaatgtctctagcccgcttaGAAATGCATACTCTACCGGTAGAATTTTTATGCAAATACATCAAACTCCGTAACCGTAAATATTACCGCCATCGGCCATTTTTCTGAGAttctttttcttagatttttgttttcttgatttcGTTTGTGTATTGTTAGCATtgagaaatgacatatatatggAAAATTTCAGACTTTGGAAGGTGAAGGTATAACAACGATCATACAAGGAAATATTTTACTAGGGTTTTACAACTCCCTCACATGTGATTTACAACATTTTTACAACAAATTTAGTTAGGTTAAAGCGCATTGAATATACGTTTTCACTTAAATAATGGTAACATATTCCTCGTAAAACATTCATAAATTTACAagaattttacgacgaatcttctctttccacgtactttcgtgTAAAGATACAGCGACATTACAGCGGAGATATTTCCTTGTAATTTTACTACCACGTTACGACGAAAACACATTTCATCATACTGCCGTCGTAATCAACTTGTAATTTTACGTAGGAAATTTTTCCTCATAATCTTTCGTCGTTATAGGCATGTTTTCTTGTAATGATATGAGAGCATTGAGCAAAAAACATTTAGAGAGTATTAGCATTTGATAAATGTGTTTCTAACAAATGTTGATTGGATAATAAGAAGCATGATGCTTATGCTAATGCTACGCCAATCAAGTCATTAATAAGGTAgaacatttcaaaaatatgtttataatatttgatattttggtacatttataataaatagttcaatttatttcaaatatattgtttgatttgatattggaaaatatttgaaagataattagaatatgcaaatatatattcaaaGTTGTTAGATATTCGTTAAGTTtccttaactttttttattagtatatttttatataattaaaaaattgtatcaaaaccattataaaatatattgccATAGTTAGGCTATATTTTAGGGTGTGTAGTTATTAATATCAATGTGTCAAACAAAAGTATTATAGtgtatagttaaaaaaaattcacctTAAAATAAATTGAGTCTAAAGTTGTggttctattttaatagtactGAGTTGCATTGTAGTATATAGTATAGTTTCACTATATGTTTTAACAGTTTCATATTAGCTGTTTATTTTCACCAATTTCATATTGTTAGTTAACTAAATATAACAAATGATAGTtgtcatttttacaaaaaaaaaaaaaaaaaaatacaaacacaTCAAAATgagatttgaatttaaattcaAACTTAACATTGCCAAAGATATGCGCGTCCGTTACAAAATCATTTGACCTAAAAGATCAACTCAACTTTGACcaaaaaaggagaaagaaagaTCAACTCAACgaacagaaaacaaaaacaatgaagatATAAATAACCATCCACCTATTTAACAATAATCTCAAACcctaaaaaagaataaaaagacaaaattCTTATCTTTTCCTTTTTGAGTCTACTTCTATATATAACTCGTGTTCCCTTGTACCAAAACAAATCcaacacaaaaagaaaacaataaacttcaaacactttcaaagaaaataatatacaaataatgaAGCAGTCACTTATTTCCATCTTAATACTTCTACTATCATCATCATTTGTACCCATCCACGCCCGCAACAAACCACAGCCGGCAAAGTCTCCTTCACCCGTAGCTGCTCTAGCTCCAGGACCGTCAAATTCTGATTGCTCCAGCATTATATATGACATGATGGATTGTCTCTCGTACCTTACCCCTGGATCAAATGATACTAAGCCCACAAAAGTTTGTTGTGGGGGAATTCTATCTGTTCTACAATATAACCCTAAGTGTATTTGCGTTGGTTTAGAAAGTAGCAAAACTATGGGGTTTGCAGTGAATAACACTAGAGCTCGTGCTATGCCTACGACTTGCAAGCTCACCATTGTTGCTCCTCAT is from Brassica napus cultivar Da-Ae chromosome A4, Da-Ae, whole genome shotgun sequence and encodes:
- the LOC125608100 gene encoding non-specific lipid transfer protein GPI-anchored 4-like — translated: MKQSLISILILLLSSSFVPIHARNKPQPAKSPSPVAALAPGPSNSDCSSIIYDMMDCLSYLTPGSNDTKPTKVCCGGILSVLQYNPKCICVGLESSKTMGFAVNNTRARAMPTTCKLTIVAPHCAILDEATPAASIAVTPSAGTPMTSPSSGGSPTSSPSLAESPVMTAPSPSSSGTNHLSVSTLTLVSVIVSSVTYISFLF